The DNA sequence GAGGGCATCGCCGAAGCGCGCGTGGTGCCGCTGTCCGCCGGCGCGCCGCGGGTCGAGATCCCGGTCGACGGCGCCTGGGCGCCGAACACCTTCGTCTCGGTGCTGGCGGTGCGCGGCCGCGTCGCCGGCACGCAGCCGACGGCGCTGGTCGACCTCGGCAAGCCGGCGTTCAAGCTCGGCGTCGCCGAGATCCGCGTCGGCTGGCGCGACCACACGCTGGCGGTCGACGTCAGCGCCGACCGCGACATCTACCACGTCCGCGACACGGCGCAGGTGAAGGTGGCGGTGCGCACGGCCGGCGGCGCGCCGCCCCCCGCCGGCAGCGAGGTGGCGATCGCCGCCGTCGACGAGGGCCTGCTCGAGCTGCAGCCGAACCCCACCTGGAACCTGCTCGAGGCGATGATGGGCCGGCGCGGCTACGACGTCCGCACCGCGACCGCGCAGATGGAGGTGATCGGCAAGCGCCATTACGGCCGCAAGGCCATCCCCTCCGGCGGCGGCGGCGGCCGTCAGGCGACGCGCGAGCTGTTCGACACCCTGCTGCTGTGGGCGGGGCGGGTGCCGCTCGACGCCGACGGCAACGCCACGGTCGAGGTACCGCTCAACGATTCGCTCACCGCCTTTCGCATCGTCGCCGTCGCCACCGGCGGCCTCGGGCTCTTCGGCACCGGCTCGACGGAGATCCGCTCGACCCAGGAGCTCATGCTGCTCTCCGGCCTGCCCCCCCTGGTGCGCCACGGCGACCGCTTCCCGGCGCAGTTCACGCTGCGCAACACGACGCCGCAGTCGCTGTCGGTGCGCGTCGCGGGGCGCATCGTCCCCGCGGGACAGGACGAGGGCACGCCGCTGCCGGAACAGGAGGTCGAGCTGCCCGGCGGCACCGCGCTGGTGGTCGACTGGCTGCTCGAGGTGCCGTCATACGGTGACACCCTGCGCTACGAGATCGAGGCGAGCGCCGGCGGGGCGACCGACCGGCTCGCGGTCACCCAGCAGGTGCGCGACGCGGTGCCGGTCCGCACCCTGCAGGCGACGCTGCTGCGCGCCGAGCAGCCGATCGCCATGCCGATCCAACGCCCGGCCGATGCCGAGCCCGATCGCGGCGGGATCGACGTCGCCGCCGCCGCGTCGCTGGGCGGCCTGAGCGAGGGCGTCCAGGAGTACCTGCGCGGCTATCGGTACGGCTGCCTCGAGCAACAGACCTCGGTCGCCGTCGGCCTCGACGACGACGCGCGCTGGAAGACCATCGCCGCCAGCCTGCCCTCGTACACCGACGGCGACGGGCTGCTGAAGTACTTCCCCGACATGAGCGCCGGCAGCGAGGTGCTCACCGCCTACGTCCTCTCGGTGGTCTCCGCCCAGGGCTGGGAGATCCCGACCGCCAGCCGCGACAAGATGATCGAGGGGCTGGAGGGCTTCGTCGCCGGCCGCATCAGCCGCGACAGCGTGCTGCGCGCCCCCGATCTCAGCCTGCGCAAGCTGGCGGCGATGGAGGCGCTGGCGCGCGTCGGCCGCTTCGCCGCGGACCAGCTCGACAGCATCACCATCGAGCCGGCGCTGTGGCCGACGTCGGCGGTGCTCGATTGGTGGAGCATCCTGCTGCGCAGCGCGGACGTGCCGGGGCGCGAGGCGCGGCTTGCCGCCGCCGAGCAGGTGCTGCGCGGCCGACTGAACCTGCAGGGCACGACGATGGGCTTCTCCAGCGAGCGCGGCGACCAGCTCTGGTGGCTGATGGTGTCGGGCGACGTCAACGCCACCCGCCTCCTGCTGCTGCTCTCCGAGTTCCCGCGCTGGCCCGACGACGTCGGCCGCATCGCCCGCGGCGCCCTCGGCCGCCAGCAGCGCGGCCACTGGGACACCACGCCGGCCAACGCCTGGGGCGCCGTCGCCCTGCGCCGCTTCGCCGCCGCCTTCGAATCCCAACCGGTGACCGGCACCACCCGCGTCGACCTCGGCGACCAGTCGCGGCCGCTCGACTGGTCGGGCGCGCCGCCGGCGCCGGCCCGCTTCGAATGGCCGGAGCGCCAGGAGCAGCTCGAGATCGCGCAGCAGGGCACCGGCGCCCCCTGGATCACCGTCGCCTCGCGCGCCGCCATCCCGCTCGCCGCGCCGCTGTCGAGCGGCTACCGCATCACCCGCAGCGTCACCCCGATCGATCCCCGCCAGCCCGATCAGTTGAGTCGCGGCGACCGGCTGCGCGTCCGCCTCGAGATCGAGGCGCAGACCGACATGAGCTGGGTGGTGGTCGACGATCCGCTGCCGGCCGGCGCGTCGCACCTGGGGACCGGCCTGGCGCGCGACAGCCAGCTCGCCGCCGGCGACGGCGGCGCCCTGGCGACGCCGACGTTCGTCGAGCGCCGCTTCGACGCCTGGCGCGCCTACTTCGACTGGCTGCCCAAGGGCACCACCGCGGTCGAGTACGACATCCGCCTGAACCAGAACGGCCGCTTCGCGATGCCGCCGACGCGGGTGGAGGCGCTGTACGCGCCGGAGCTGTTCGGCGAGATCCCGAACGCCATGGTGGAGGTCAGACCCTGAGCCGTCGCCAGCCCGATCGGGGCGGCGCCGGGCGCGCGCCCGCCGCGCTGGCGGCGCTCGCCGTGATCGCCGTCCTCGCCTGGCGTTCCGCGCCCGGCGCGCCGCCGCCGCCGGCCTTCGCCGACGTCCGCGCCGCCGCCTGCCCGTCGGAGGCGCGGCTGCTCGACCGCCACGGCGACGTGCTGCACGAGCAGCGCGTCGATCGCACCCGGCGGCGCCTCGCCTGGACCGCGCTGGCCGACGTCTCGCCGGCCCTGCGGCGGGCGGTGATCGCCTCCGAGGACCGCCGCTTCCAGGCGCACGCCGGCGTCGACCTCCGCGCCCTCGGCGCGGCGCTGTGGCAGCGCCTGCGCGGCGGGCCGCCGCGCGGCGCCAGCACCATCTCGATGCAGCTCGCGGCCCTGCTCGATCCCGCCCTGGCGCGCGCCGGGGCGCCGCGCACGCTGGCCGACAAGTGGGCGCAGATGCGCGCCGCCTGGGCGCTCGAGCGCGCCTGGAGCAAGGACGAGATCCTCGAGGCCTACCTCAACCTCGTCAGCTTCCGCGGCGAGCTGCAGGGAGTGGCCGCGGCCGCCGAGCTGCTCTTCCACAAGGCGCCGCACGGCCTCACCATCGCCGAGGCGAACGTCCTGGCGGCGCTCCTGCGCGGTCCCAACGCCGACCGCGCCACCCTGGCGCGGCGCGCCGCGGCGCTCGCCGCCGCCGACGACCCGGCGCTCGACGCCGCGGTGCGCCGCGCCGTCGACGCCCCGGCGACGGCGCCGCGCCGCACCACGCTGGCCCCGCACGTCGCCCGCTACCTGCTGCCCGCCGACAGCAGCGGCTGTCGGGCCGCCGAGACGACGCTCGACGGCGCCGCGCAGCGCGCCGCGCGCGACGCGGTGCAGCGGCAGATGGCGGCGCTGCGCGGGCGCGGCGTGCGCGACGCGGCGCTGCTGGCAGTGGACAACGCCAGCGGCGACGTCCTCGCCTACGTCGGCTCGAGCGGCGCGCTCAGCAGCGCCGCGCAGGTCGACGGCGTCCGCGCCCGCCGCCAGGCGGGATCGACGTTGAAGCCGTTTCTCTACGGGCTCGCCATCGAGCGCCGCCTGCTCACCGCCGCGACCCGGCTCGACGACGCCCCGCTCGAGATCCCGGTCGCCGGCGGCCTCTTCCGGCCGCGCAACTACGACGACGTCTTCCGCGGCCCGGTCGCGGTGCGCACCGCCCTCGCCGCCTCGCTCAACGTGCCGGCGGTGCGCGCCCTGCAACTGGTCGGCGCCGACGACTTCGCGCAGCGCCTGCGCGACTTCGGATTCGACGGCATCAACCGACCCGGCGGCTACTATGGACCGGCGCTGGCCCTCGGCGCCGCGGAAGTCACCCTCTGGCAGCTCGTCGGCGCCTACCGGACGCTGGCCAACGGCGGCGCCTGGTCGCCGCTGCGCCTCAGCCAGGGCGCCGCCGCGGCGCCCGCCGCGACGCGCCAGGCCCTCACGCCGGCGGCCGCGTTCATCGTCGGCGACATCCTCGCCGACCGCGACGCCCGCGCCGTCACCTTCGGCCTCGAGAGCCCGCTCGCCACCCGCTTCTGGACGGCGGTGAAGACCGGCACCAGCACCGACATGCGCGACAACTGGTGCGTCGGCTTCTCGCGCCGCTACACCGTCGGCGTCTGGGTCGGCAACAGCGGCGGCGCACCGATGCGCGATGTCAGCGGCGTCACCGGCGCGGCGCCGATCTGGGCGGAGATGATGGACTGGCTGGGCGACGATGGCGGCGCCGCCGCGCCGGCGCCGCCGGCCCCGGCCACGGTCGAGCGCGTCGGCGGCGACTGGTTCCTCCCCGGGACGGCGCCGCTGCCCCTCGCCCC is a window from the bacterium genome containing:
- the pbpC gene encoding penicillin-binding protein 1C; translation: MSRRQPDRGGAGRAPAALAALAVIAVLAWRSAPGAPPPPAFADVRAAACPSEARLLDRHGDVLHEQRVDRTRRRLAWTALADVSPALRRAVIASEDRRFQAHAGVDLRALGAALWQRLRGGPPRGASTISMQLAALLDPALARAGAPRTLADKWAQMRAAWALERAWSKDEILEAYLNLVSFRGELQGVAAAAELLFHKAPHGLTIAEANVLAALLRGPNADRATLARRAAALAAADDPALDAAVRRAVDAPATAPRRTTLAPHVARYLLPADSSGCRAAETTLDGAAQRAARDAVQRQMAALRGRGVRDAALLAVDNASGDVLAYVGSSGALSSAAQVDGVRARRQAGSTLKPFLYGLAIERRLLTAATRLDDAPLEIPVAGGLFRPRNYDDVFRGPVAVRTALAASLNVPAVRALQLVGADDFAQRLRDFGFDGINRPGGYYGPALALGAAEVTLWQLVGAYRTLANGGAWSPLRLSQGAAAAPAATRQALTPAAAFIVGDILADRDARAVTFGLESPLATRFWTAVKTGTSTDMRDNWCVGFSRRYTVGVWVGNSGGAPMRDVSGVTGAAPIWAEMMDWLGDDGGAAAPAPPAPATVERVGGDWFLPGTAPLPLAPPASRPRILSPTDGEIIALDPDIGEARQRVSLAAVGGAGLRWQVDGREAGAAATPLLWPPSRGAHEVALLDAAGRRAASARFTVR